The Lysinibacillus irui sequence GATATGACTGGTGTGCAACCGAAGGATCGTCAAGTGGGCATGGTCTTTCAATCCTATGCGCTCTTTCCAAATATGACTGTGCAAGAAAATGTTGCCTTTGGTTTACGTATGCAAAAAGTTGCTGCTGCTGAAATGGATAAACGAGTTCAAGAAATGCTATCACTTGTTCATTTAAGTGAAAAAGCCCATGCCTACCCAAAAGAATTATCTGGTGGACAACAGCAACGGGTTGCTCTTGCACGAGCCTTAATTGTTCGTCCCAAAGTACTTCTCTTAGATGAGCCGCTTAGTGCGCTAGATGCGCAAATTCGCAAGAAGCTGCAAGCTGACTTAAGAACAATTCAACGAAAACTCAATATGACGATGATTTTAGTCACGCATGATCAGGAGGAGGCAATGGCTGTTTCAGACCGAATATTCGTGATGAATCATGGTAACATAGCCCAAAATGGTACACCGACAGAGATTTATACAAGACCGACTAATGAATTTATTGCTGGCTTTATAGGGCATTACAATATCTTTACTCGCAAG is a genomic window containing:
- a CDS encoding ABC transporter ATP-binding protein, whose translation is MSYLVIEGLHKKYGQSAVLTNITMEIKKGEFITLLGPSGCGKSTILRIVAGLTDATKGKISIEGKDMTGVQPKDRQVGMVFQSYALFPNMTVQENVAFGLRMQKVAAAEMDKRVQEMLSLVHLSEKAHAYPKELSGGQQQRVALARALIVRPKVLLLDEPLSALDAQIRKKLQADLRTIQRKLNMTMILVTHDQEEAMAVSDRIFVMNHGNIAQNGTPTEIYTRPTNEFIAGFIGHYNIFTRKSLEKMLGKTLAEQSTKFAIRPEALHLEKREGDLCLSGIAKQSLMSGNIIRTTFDGETTFTMEQLHQQGYSLEMGKSYTCYVAKEDVIALL